A portion of the Lysinibacillus timonensis genome contains these proteins:
- a CDS encoding PTS transporter subunit IIC: MKDFFSKLLNGMSIAIVVALIPNALLGEILKLIIPHVPALQALLDATVIVMSMLPLLTGVMVGMQFKLTQIQTASVGIATMVGSGSILKTAEGIFTLNGIGVTLNAGITAGLAVLFVKLVGERLKAYSILLVPMLSVLIPGMIGLMILPHVKSGAGFIGEGVAYLTTLQPMLMGALLAVIFGILIMSPISTVGVATVIMLSGIGSGAANLGIVAVGMGLFLASMKANALGTALAHVLGSPKIQMRNFFMNPKMALPMLITAAILGALAGWLNVQGTPYSAGFGLSGLVGPLNYINLADGGWTPQNIAIMLSMFLILPFILNLCLIYLFKKKLKMIKDEDYKLDFD, from the coding sequence ATGAAAGACTTTTTCAGTAAACTTTTAAATGGTATGAGTATTGCCATTGTTGTTGCACTCATACCTAATGCGTTACTTGGTGAAATATTAAAATTAATCATTCCACATGTCCCTGCATTACAAGCTTTACTAGATGCTACTGTGATCGTTATGAGTATGCTTCCGTTATTAACAGGTGTTATGGTAGGTATGCAATTTAAGCTTACTCAAATCCAAACTGCGAGTGTCGGTATCGCAACAATGGTAGGTAGCGGTTCAATCCTAAAGACAGCAGAAGGTATTTTCACACTAAACGGTATAGGTGTTACATTAAATGCCGGTATTACCGCAGGGCTTGCAGTATTATTCGTCAAATTAGTAGGGGAACGTTTAAAGGCTTATTCCATTTTACTTGTACCAATGTTATCTGTTTTAATTCCAGGTATGATCGGTTTAATGATATTGCCTCATGTTAAATCAGGAGCAGGTTTTATCGGTGAAGGTGTTGCATATTTAACTACATTACAACCAATGTTAATGGGTGCCCTACTTGCGGTAATATTCGGTATACTAATTATGTCTCCAATCTCAACTGTAGGTGTTGCAACAGTCATCATGCTATCTGGTATTGGCTCAGGTGCAGCGAATTTAGGTATTGTTGCAGTTGGTATGGGGCTATTCTTAGCTAGTATGAAAGCGAATGCTCTTGGTACTGCACTAGCCCATGTTTTAGGTTCTCCTAAAATTCAAATGCGTAACTTTTTTATGAATCCTAAAATGGCATTACCAATGTTAATTACTGCTGCTATTCTAGGTGCGCTTGCTGGTTGGTTAAATGTACAGGGTACACCATATAGTGCAGGTTTCGGGTTATCTGGTTTAGTTGGCCCCCTAAATTACATTAATTTAGCTGATGGTGGTTGGACTCCTCAGAATATTGCTATTATGTTAAGCATGTTCTTAATCTTGCCGTTCATTCTAAATCTTTGCTTGATTTATCTATTTAAAAAGAAACTAAAAATGATTAAAGACGAAGATTACAAATTAGATTTCGATTAA
- a CDS encoding Ku protein, with product MHTVWKGSISFGLVNIPVKLHAATENRDIKLRQLHKECHSPINYSKVCPVCDTEVKSEDIVKAYEYTKNKFVVLDDEELENLRKENEDKAVEIMEFVQLEEIDPIYFERSYFLAPDSGGGKAYALLRKALQDSGKIGVAKITIRSKEQLAVVRVYKDTLLMETIHFPDEVRNVQEVPNIPSDEKVAQKELDTALMLIEQLTENFDPEKYNDEYRTALLELIDKKKSGEQTVTATEKETKIPSDMTDLMTALQASLDKTRKKPTVRKKKTTVKKKA from the coding sequence ATGCATACTGTTTGGAAAGGTAGTATTAGCTTTGGTCTTGTGAATATTCCTGTAAAGCTGCATGCGGCAACGGAAAACCGAGATATAAAGTTACGCCAATTGCATAAGGAATGTCATAGCCCTATTAACTATAGTAAAGTTTGTCCTGTTTGTGATACGGAAGTAAAAAGTGAAGATATTGTTAAAGCTTATGAATACACCAAAAACAAATTTGTTGTTTTAGATGACGAAGAACTCGAGAACTTAAGAAAAGAAAATGAAGATAAAGCTGTTGAAATAATGGAGTTTGTTCAGTTAGAAGAAATCGACCCGATCTATTTTGAGCGTAGTTATTTCTTGGCACCTGATAGTGGTGGGGGGAAAGCTTATGCATTATTACGAAAAGCTTTACAAGATTCAGGGAAAATAGGTGTAGCGAAAATTACAATTCGTTCCAAAGAACAACTTGCAGTAGTACGAGTTTATAAAGATACTTTGTTAATGGAAACAATACATTTTCCGGATGAAGTGAGAAATGTACAAGAGGTACCAAATATACCTAGTGATGAAAAAGTTGCTCAAAAGGAGCTAGATACAGCATTAATGCTAATTGAACAGCTAACTGAAAATTTTGACCCAGAAAAGTATAATGACGAATATCGAACAGCCTTACTCGAATTAATAGATAAGAAAAAATCTGGAGAGCAGACGGTTACGGCAACAGAGAAAGAAACAAAAATTCCTTCGGATATGACAGATTTAATGACAGCGTTACAAGCGTCATTAGATAAAACACGAAAGAAACCGACTGTTCGAAAAAAGAAGACAACTGTAAAGAAAAAGGCATAA
- a CDS encoding DNA ligase D translates to MKPMLLTPAEEAPSNKEWLYETKYDGFRCLLHWDQNEIKLESRNQKDLTLQFPEIVEYIKTFENKILPILPLTLDGEICYLVNNYKSDFSVVQTRGRSRNVEVISGYAQYFPCHFITFDLVRYKGLDVSEYILVERKALLNSLFQSLEIEPTVRFEEKGQLQLIEVFDDDQTVWEKVKNNGGEGYVAKKKSSIWTSGIRSKHWLKIKNWRFVTVILTKYDQENGYFHGAVYKNRALIEVVIFKHGLNDNEFSTLVSFFKSNGTQKTSETWELEPSICVSIACIDFDGKKLREPRFSEFVFDTDPDQVDWRLMQRQLNPIPEIVQITHPDKPVWPKLGIVKDDYLFYLQTVAPNILPFIKDRYLTAIRFPHGVSDESFYQKNAPDYTPSFIKTIAHEDIQYILCNNLETLLWLGNQLALEFHVPFQTFDTHYPTEIVFDLDPPSVNEFSLAIHAALRMKAIFDQFGLQSFVKTSGGKGIQVYIPLPKNTFTYDETRIFTEFVCIFLVEQEPKWFTIERLKKNRNNKLYLDYIQHAEGKTIIAPYSTRGNENGLVATPLNWEEVNEQLRPELFSIPDVIDRLKSIADPFQTIREVGENQNFKEVLSNLKELLKERKK, encoded by the coding sequence ATGAAACCAATGCTTTTAACACCTGCAGAAGAAGCGCCATCAAATAAAGAGTGGCTTTATGAAACAAAATATGATGGTTTTCGCTGCCTTCTTCATTGGGATCAAAATGAAATAAAATTAGAGAGTCGGAATCAAAAAGATTTAACTTTACAATTTCCTGAAATTGTTGAATATATTAAAACATTTGAAAATAAAATATTACCCATTTTGCCTTTAACATTAGACGGAGAAATTTGCTATTTAGTTAATAACTATAAGAGCGATTTTTCAGTTGTCCAAACACGAGGACGTTCTCGAAACGTGGAAGTGATTTCTGGATACGCTCAATATTTTCCGTGTCATTTTATAACATTTGATCTCGTTCGTTATAAAGGGCTTGATGTCTCTGAATATATCCTAGTAGAAAGGAAAGCTCTTTTGAATTCTCTTTTTCAATCTCTAGAAATTGAACCTACTGTGCGATTCGAAGAAAAGGGACAACTTCAACTGATTGAAGTATTCGACGATGACCAAACAGTTTGGGAGAAAGTAAAAAATAATGGTGGCGAAGGATACGTTGCAAAGAAAAAAAGCAGCATTTGGACTAGTGGGATTCGTTCGAAACATTGGCTTAAAATTAAAAATTGGCGCTTTGTTACAGTCATTCTTACCAAGTATGATCAAGAAAATGGTTATTTCCATGGAGCTGTTTATAAGAACAGGGCTTTAATTGAAGTTGTTATTTTTAAACATGGACTGAATGATAATGAATTCTCTACACTCGTTTCGTTTTTTAAATCGAATGGTACACAAAAAACCTCTGAAACTTGGGAGCTAGAACCTTCAATCTGTGTCAGTATTGCATGTATCGACTTTGATGGAAAAAAGCTGCGTGAACCGAGATTTAGTGAATTTGTATTTGACACAGATCCCGATCAAGTGGATTGGCGTTTAATGCAGAGACAATTAAATCCTATACCTGAAATTGTCCAAATTACTCATCCTGATAAACCTGTTTGGCCAAAATTAGGTATTGTAAAGGATGATTATTTATTCTATTTACAAACAGTAGCACCAAATATATTACCGTTTATTAAAGATCGATACTTAACAGCAATTCGATTTCCCCATGGCGTTTCTGATGAGAGTTTCTATCAAAAAAATGCACCCGATTACACACCAAGCTTCATTAAAACAATTGCTCACGAAGATATTCAATATATTTTGTGTAACAACTTGGAAACATTGCTTTGGCTAGGAAACCAATTAGCTCTTGAATTTCATGTTCCATTTCAAACCTTTGATACGCATTATCCAACAGAGATTGTTTTCGACTTAGATCCCCCATCAGTCAATGAGTTTTCCTTAGCCATTCATGCAGCTTTAAGGATGAAGGCAATATTTGACCAATTTGGGTTACAATCGTTTGTCAAAACTTCTGGCGGAAAAGGAATTCAAGTGTATATTCCATTACCAAAGAATACCTTTACTTACGATGAAACTAGAATTTTCACCGAATTTGTCTGTATATTTTTAGTCGAACAAGAACCAAAATGGTTTACTATAGAACGCCTAAAAAAGAATCGAAATAATAAACTTTACTTAGATTATATTCAGCACGCAGAAGGAAAAACCATCATTGCACCTTATTCTACTAGAGGAAATGAAAATGGCTTAGTTGCTACACCCCTGAATTGGGAAGAGGTAAATGAGCAATTAAGACCTGAATTATTCTCAATACCCGATGTTATAGATCGATTAAAATCGATAGCCGATCCGTTTCAAACAATTCGTGAAGTTGGAGAAAATCAGAACTTTAAAGAGGTTTTATCTAATTTAAAGGAGTTACTCAAAGAGCGGAAAAAATAA
- a CDS encoding cytochrome c oxidase assembly protein: MHSEHSSFNPTILLWCIPFLLIIVMYLIAVFSTNKKFRHWPIYRIVCFVLGIICIGSTVVGPIAEYAHTNLTAHMVGHLLLGMLGPLLLVISRPVTLLLRSLNVQHARKVTAFLKSKYIKCASYPVVAALLNIGGLWLLYTTELYDMMHDSVILSVVIHVHVFLAGYVFTTSIIYLEPMPHRTSFYLRAAVLILSMAGHSILSKWIYANPPSGVARSDAELGGMTMYYGGDMIDLIIVVILCYEAYRSSAPRMKGKSIVYKNSEPSPE; this comes from the coding sequence TTGCATAGCGAACACTCTTCTTTTAATCCAACCATTTTGCTTTGGTGCATTCCATTTTTACTCATTATTGTGATGTATCTTATTGCTGTTTTTTCAACGAATAAAAAGTTTAGACATTGGCCCATTTATCGTATTGTTTGCTTTGTTCTAGGAATTATATGTATTGGGAGTACAGTTGTAGGACCAATTGCAGAATACGCGCATACTAATTTAACTGCACATATGGTTGGTCATTTATTGCTTGGAATGTTAGGTCCGTTATTGTTAGTTATTTCTAGACCGGTAACATTGTTATTACGTTCATTGAATGTACAGCATGCGAGAAAAGTAACTGCATTTCTAAAAAGTAAGTATATAAAATGTGCTAGTTATCCAGTTGTTGCTGCTCTATTAAATATTGGAGGCTTATGGCTACTTTATACAACAGAATTATATGATATGATGCATGATTCTGTGATTTTGTCGGTGGTTATTCATGTACATGTTTTCTTAGCGGGCTATGTATTTACCACTTCTATTATTTACTTAGAACCGATGCCACATCGTACTTCTTTTTATTTACGGGCGGCTGTGTTAATTCTGTCGATGGCAGGGCATAGTATTTTATCGAAATGGATTTATGCGAACCCGCCTTCAGGTGTCGCCAGAAGTGATGCTGAACTTGGTGGAATGACGATGTATTATGGTGGAGATATGATTGACCTCATTATTGTTGTCATTTTGTGTTATGAAGCTTACCGTTCTTCTGCACCAAGGATGAAAGGTAAATCGATTGTATATAAAAATAGTGAACCTTCACCTGAATGA
- a CDS encoding DUF2243 domain-containing protein has translation MRSRKRSIDSLNFWSGILFGLGAVAFIDEVVFHQLLHWHHFYDLSTPSIGLVSDGLFHAFSWFATVAALFMVADLRRKNGWNKKRWFGSYILGAGTFQLYDGIIQHKLMRLHQIRYNVEIFYYDLVWNVIAALMIIIGLIIIGSAKKAENARVGERRVA, from the coding sequence ATGAGATCGAGAAAACGTTCAATTGATTCTCTAAATTTCTGGTCTGGGATACTGTTTGGATTAGGGGCAGTTGCATTTATAGATGAGGTAGTATTCCACCAACTTCTCCATTGGCATCATTTTTATGACTTATCAACACCAAGCATTGGTTTAGTATCGGATGGATTATTTCATGCCTTTAGTTGGTTTGCAACGGTGGCGGCATTATTTATGGTGGCGGATTTAAGAAGAAAAAATGGATGGAATAAGAAAAGATGGTTTGGGTCTTATATTTTAGGTGCAGGGACATTCCAACTCTATGATGGTATTATTCAACATAAGCTGATGAGACTTCATCAAATACGATATAATGTTGAAATTTTTTATTATGATTTAGTTTGGAACGTTATTGCAGCTCTCATGATTATTATTGGACTGATCATCATTGGAAGCGCTAAAAAAGCTGAAAATGCAAGAGTGGGTGAGAGACGAGTTGCATAG